A section of the Pseudomonas prosekii genome encodes:
- a CDS encoding YciI family protein: protein MKYLCLVYSNEQTLHSLPESPEDAECMAYAEAIQGSGRMIAAEALESVQTATTVRMRNGKLSITDGPFAETKEQLAGFYLIDAKDLNEALQVAGNIPAARVGCVEVRPVRQLKP from the coding sequence ATGAAATACCTATGCCTGGTTTACAGCAACGAGCAGACCCTGCATTCGTTGCCCGAAAGCCCTGAAGACGCCGAGTGCATGGCCTACGCCGAGGCGATTCAGGGCAGTGGCCGGATGATCGCCGCCGAAGCGCTGGAGTCGGTGCAGACCGCCACCACGGTGCGCATGCGCAACGGCAAATTGTCGATCACCGACGGCCCGTTTGCCGAAACCAAAGAGCAGCTCGCCGGTTTTTACCTGATCGATGCCAAGGACCTCAACGAAGCGCTGCAGGTCGCCGGCAATATCCCGGCGGCCCGCGTCGGCTGTGTCGAAGTGCGCCCGGTGCGCCAGTTGAAACCCTGA
- a CDS encoding IS3 family transposase — MINELGERYGVNDCCRVFEVSRSSFYAWRQRQGKVNPEREKLKAMLVEHHKESRASAGARTLSRELQAKGHRVGRHMARSLMREAGVVSRQRRRHKYKSSGVEALVAPHVLKREFDVTAINQVWCADVTYIKVGTRWMYFAAVLDLFARRLVGWAFSMISDAELTCEALRMAVELRGKPKDVLFHSDQGCQYTSHKFRNELLANGLRQSMSRKGECWDNAPMERFFGSLKSEWVPEAGYRSEYEARADLQRYVVRYNNFRLHSYNDYRSPVAMEKMAA; from the coding sequence CTGATCAATGAGCTGGGTGAGCGATACGGCGTTAACGACTGCTGCCGGGTGTTTGAAGTCAGCCGCAGCAGTTTTTATGCCTGGCGTCAGCGCCAAGGCAAGGTGAACCCTGAGCGGGAGAAACTCAAAGCCATGCTGGTCGAGCATCACAAGGAATCCAGAGCTTCCGCGGGGGCGCGCACCCTTTCCAGGGAGCTGCAAGCCAAGGGGCATCGCGTCGGGAGGCACATGGCTCGCAGCTTGATGCGAGAAGCCGGCGTGGTCAGTCGTCAGCGCCGACGTCACAAATACAAGTCATCTGGCGTTGAAGCCTTGGTGGCGCCGCACGTGCTTAAGCGCGAGTTTGATGTCACGGCGATCAACCAAGTGTGGTGCGCGGACGTGACGTACATCAAGGTCGGCACGCGGTGGATGTATTTTGCAGCGGTTCTGGATCTGTTCGCCCGCCGGCTCGTGGGGTGGGCGTTTTCGATGATCTCGGATGCGGAGCTGACCTGCGAGGCCCTACGGATGGCGGTTGAGCTGCGAGGCAAACCCAAAGACGTGCTGTTTCACTCCGATCAAGGCTGCCAGTACACCAGCCATAAGTTCAGGAATGAGTTGCTGGCGAATGGACTGCGGCAAAGCATGAGTCGTAAAGGCGAATGCTGGGATAACGCCCCGATGGAGCGTTTCTTTGGAAGTCTGAAATCAGAGTGGGTGCCTGAAGCCGGTTACCGCTCGGAGTATGAAGCCCGGGCTGATTTGCAGCGCTACGTGGTGCGCTACAACAACTTCAGGCTCCATAGCTACAACGATTACCGGTCACCGGTCGCCATGGAGAAAATGGCGGCGTGA
- a CDS encoding multidrug/biocide efflux PACE transporter — translation MNANKSITERVFQAIGFELLAVLICTPLLAWVMDKPMLEMGVAIAALALAWNVLFNGMFDRLLKRYAIVRNAWVRVVHALLFEGGLIVMGVPLIAWWLSISLWQAFLLDIGVLLFFLPYTYVYHWGYDVLRERLLLRNTCQN, via the coding sequence ATGAACGCCAACAAATCCATTACTGAACGAGTTTTCCAGGCCATCGGTTTTGAACTGCTGGCCGTGTTGATCTGCACCCCGCTGCTGGCCTGGGTGATGGACAAACCCATGCTGGAAATGGGCGTCGCCATCGCCGCGCTGGCATTGGCGTGGAACGTGCTGTTCAACGGCATGTTTGACCGTTTGCTCAAGCGCTACGCGATCGTACGTAACGCGTGGGTTCGTGTGGTCCACGCGCTGTTGTTCGAAGGCGGTTTGATCGTGATGGGCGTGCCGTTGATTGCCTGGTGGCTGAGCATCAGCCTGTGGCAGGCGTTCTTGCTCGACATCGGCGTGCTGCTGTTCTTTTTGCCGTACACCTACGTTTACCACTGGGGTTACGACGTACTGCGCGAGCGTTTGCTGCTGCGCAATACCTGCCAAAACTGA
- a CDS encoding GNAT family N-acetyltransferase: MNTVIRNVTPADLDRCYAIETVAYEGDEAATREKIATRIATWPEGFIVADVDGVVGGFVNSGAAFDVEMSDEAFKELIGHDPAGPHVVIMSVVVHPDFQGQGLAKSLLAEFIERMRALGKTHIHLMCKERHIALYAGFGFAYIKPSASDHGGMAWHEMVLEL; the protein is encoded by the coding sequence ATGAACACCGTAATCCGCAACGTCACGCCCGCCGACCTCGACCGCTGCTACGCCATCGAAACCGTTGCCTATGAAGGCGACGAAGCCGCCACCCGCGAAAAAATCGCCACGCGCATAGCCACTTGGCCCGAGGGGTTTATCGTCGCTGACGTGGACGGCGTTGTAGGCGGTTTCGTCAACTCCGGTGCGGCGTTTGACGTCGAGATGTCGGACGAAGCGTTCAAGGAACTGATCGGCCACGACCCGGCTGGCCCGCACGTGGTGATCATGTCAGTGGTGGTGCACCCGGATTTTCAGGGGCAGGGGTTGGCCAAAAGCTTGCTCGCCGAATTCATCGAACGCATGCGCGCGCTGGGCAAAACCCACATTCACCTGATGTGCAAGGAACGGCACATTGCGCTGTACGCCGGGTTCGGCTTCGCCTACATCAAGCCCTCGGCGTCGGACCACGGCGGAATGGCCTGGCATGAAATGGTGCTGGAACTCTGA
- a CDS encoding LysE family translocator, whose amino-acid sequence MEFSSGFLLSLSLCLDIGVANIAMITLAMQRGYFQGFALGLGTCVGDLIYAVLALAGMTVLLQYETVRWVLWIGGSALLLYFAAKMIYSAIHHEALLTQTADVGNNSHRREFFRGIFLAMSSPSAILWFAAVGGTLIARSGGGGAVSSALFLGGFLSAGVLWCVALCFAASHGGKLLGDKLLRYSYMASAAIFCYFAVYVILSGYNEFIGKAAVGQMPGI is encoded by the coding sequence ATGGAATTTAGCAGCGGCTTCTTGTTGAGCCTTTCGTTGTGCCTGGATATCGGCGTCGCCAACATCGCCATGATCACGTTGGCCATGCAACGCGGCTATTTTCAAGGCTTTGCGCTGGGTTTGGGGACCTGTGTCGGTGACCTGATCTACGCGGTTTTGGCGCTCGCCGGCATGACCGTTTTGCTGCAATACGAAACCGTGCGCTGGGTGCTGTGGATCGGCGGTTCGGCGCTGTTGCTGTACTTCGCGGCGAAGATGATCTACTCGGCGATCCACCACGAAGCGCTGTTGACGCAGACCGCAGACGTGGGAAACAACTCGCATCGACGTGAGTTTTTTCGCGGCATCTTCCTCGCCATGTCCTCGCCCAGCGCGATTCTCTGGTTCGCCGCGGTGGGCGGTACGCTGATCGCCCGCTCCGGCGGTGGCGGTGCCGTCAGTTCTGCGCTGTTCCTCGGCGGATTCCTTAGCGCCGGGGTGCTCTGGTGCGTGGCTCTGTGCTTTGCCGCGAGCCACGGCGGCAAGTTGCTCGGCGACAAACTGCTGCGCTATTCGTACATGGCATCGGCAGCGATCTTCTGCTATTTCGCGGTGTACGTGATCCTATCGGGTTACAACGAGTTTATCGGCAAGGCTGCCGTCGGGCAGATGCCGGGGATTTGA
- a CDS encoding GntP family permease: MFGMSHETFLLLDAVVTVIGLIVLITKFKFHPFIALIIAALFLGLTSGMPVGTILKAFQDGFGGVLGFVGIILALGTMLGKMMAESGGADQIAQTLIRAFGKDKVQWAMMFAAFLVGIPLFFEIGFVLLIPLVFIVARRTGVSIIKIGIPLLAGLSAVHGLVPPHPGPLLAIGVFGADIGKTILYGLIVALPTAIIAGPIFGTFIAKHIPGHANQELVDQLAREPQATTLPSFSITLITVLLPVFLMLLKTFADVALPEGHFFRAWMDMIGHPISALLLALLLSLYTFGYRQGMGSNKILKLLDASLAPTAAIILIIGAGGGFKQMLVTSGVGDVIGHMAVNAQISPILLAWLVAAVIRVATGSATVATITGAGIVVPVVGMIPGVNRELLVLATGAGSLVLSHVNDAGFWLVKQYFNMTVVETFKTWTAMETILSVVALGFILLLSMFV, encoded by the coding sequence ATGTTCGGCATGTCCCACGAGACGTTCCTGCTGCTCGATGCAGTGGTCACGGTAATCGGACTTATTGTCCTGATCACCAAGTTCAAATTTCACCCGTTTATCGCGCTGATCATCGCCGCGCTGTTCCTCGGCCTGACGTCGGGCATGCCGGTGGGCACCATTCTCAAAGCGTTCCAGGACGGCTTCGGTGGTGTGCTCGGGTTTGTCGGGATCATCCTCGCGCTGGGCACCATGCTCGGCAAAATGATGGCCGAATCGGGCGGTGCGGATCAGATTGCGCAAACGCTGATTCGCGCATTCGGCAAGGACAAAGTGCAGTGGGCGATGATGTTCGCGGCGTTCCTGGTCGGCATTCCGCTGTTCTTCGAAATCGGCTTTGTGCTGTTGATCCCGCTGGTGTTCATCGTTGCGCGGCGCACCGGCGTGTCGATCATCAAGATCGGTATCCCGCTGCTGGCCGGCCTGTCGGCGGTGCACGGTCTGGTTCCGCCACACCCGGGCCCGCTGCTGGCCATCGGCGTGTTTGGTGCCGACATCGGTAAAACCATTCTGTACGGTCTGATCGTGGCGCTGCCGACGGCGATTATTGCCGGTCCGATTTTCGGTACGTTCATCGCCAAACACATTCCGGGCCACGCCAATCAGGAACTGGTCGATCAACTGGCGCGCGAACCGCAGGCGACCACGTTGCCGAGTTTCAGCATCACCCTGATCACCGTGTTGTTGCCGGTGTTCCTGATGTTGCTGAAGACTTTCGCTGACGTGGCGTTGCCGGAAGGGCACTTCTTCCGTGCCTGGATGGACATGATCGGTCACCCGATTTCGGCACTGTTGCTGGCCTTGCTGCTGTCGCTTTACACCTTCGGCTACCGTCAGGGCATGGGCTCGAACAAGATTCTGAAATTGCTCGACGCCAGCCTTGCGCCGACCGCCGCGATCATTCTGATCATCGGTGCCGGTGGTGGCTTCAAACAGATGCTGGTCACCAGCGGTGTCGGTGATGTGATCGGCCACATGGCGGTGAACGCGCAGATCTCGCCGATTCTGTTGGCGTGGCTGGTGGCGGCGGTGATTCGTGTCGCGACCGGTTCGGCGACTGTGGCGACCATTACTGGCGCGGGCATTGTGGTGCCGGTGGTGGGGATGATTCCGGGCGTCAACCGTGAGCTGCTGGTGCTGGCCACGGGTGCCGGTTCGCTGGTGTTGTCGCACGTCAACGACGCCGGTTTCTGGCTGGTGAAGCAGTACTTCAACATGACCGTCGTGGAAACCTTCAAGACCTGGACCGCGATGGAAACCATCCTGTCCGTGGTGGCGCTGGGCTTCATCCTGCTGCTGTCGATGTTCGTTTAA
- a CDS encoding GNAT family N-acetyltransferase: MTVLLVPYESLNALQRQQVEAIEVHQEQIRFSGDIHGALHTLLSKPGPGVKGFALLAEDIPVAFLLLKRPPVLPAWADEHSATLHALQVDQRAQGKGYGKACLETLPEVARQAFPEIKAIELSVDADNDAAIALYARFGYVDSGEAYRGRIGYERRMSLVF; this comes from the coding sequence GTGACAGTCTTACTCGTGCCATACGAGAGCCTGAACGCGTTGCAGCGCCAGCAGGTCGAGGCCATTGAAGTTCATCAGGAACAGATCAGATTCAGCGGCGACATCCACGGTGCCTTGCACACCTTGCTGTCCAAACCCGGCCCCGGCGTCAAAGGTTTCGCGCTGCTGGCCGAGGACATTCCCGTCGCGTTCCTGCTGCTCAAACGCCCGCCGGTTTTGCCGGCCTGGGCCGACGAACACAGCGCCACGCTGCACGCTTTGCAAGTCGATCAACGCGCCCAGGGCAAAGGTTACGGCAAGGCCTGCCTGGAAACCCTGCCCGAGGTTGCGCGCCAGGCATTTCCTGAAATCAAGGCGATTGAATTGTCGGTCGACGCCGACAATGACGCGGCGATTGCGCTGTATGCACGGTTCGGCTACGTCGACAGTGGCGAGGCGTATCGCGGCCGAATTGGCTATGAGCGGCGCATGAGTCTGGTGTTCTGA
- the alaC gene encoding alanine transaminase, protein MANPGSPRRFARIDRLPPYVFNITAELKMAARRRGEDIIDFSMGNPDGPTPPHIVEKLVTVAQREDTHGYSTSKGIPRLRRAISNWYKNRYEVDIDPETEAIVTIGSKEGLAHLMLATLDQGDTVLVPNPSYPIHIYGAVIAGAQVRSVPLVPGVDFFAELESAIRGSIPKPKMMILGFPSNPTAQCVELDFFERVIALAKQYDVLVVHDLAYADIVYDGWKAPSIMQVPGAKDIAVEFFTLSKSYNMAGWRIGFMVGNAELVNALARIKSYHDYGTFTPLQVAAIAALEGDQQCVKDIAEQYRQRRNVLVKGLHELGWMVENPKASMYVWAKIPEAYAHLGSLEFAKKMLAEAKVCVSPGVGFGEYGDDHVRFALIENQDRIRQAVRGIRGMFRADGLVAKTNG, encoded by the coding sequence ATGGCCAACCCAGGTTCGCCGCGCCGCTTTGCGCGCATAGATCGACTCCCCCCTTATGTTTTCAACATCACTGCCGAGCTGAAGATGGCCGCGCGTCGTCGTGGCGAAGACATCATCGACTTCAGCATGGGCAACCCCGACGGCCCGACCCCGCCGCACATCGTCGAAAAACTGGTGACCGTCGCCCAGCGCGAAGACACCCACGGTTACTCGACGTCCAAGGGCATTCCGCGGCTGCGCCGGGCGATTTCCAATTGGTACAAGAATCGTTACGAGGTCGACATCGACCCGGAAACCGAAGCCATTGTCACCATCGGTTCCAAGGAAGGCCTGGCGCATTTGATGCTGGCCACCCTCGACCAGGGCGACACCGTGCTGGTGCCGAACCCGAGCTACCCGATCCACATTTACGGCGCGGTGATTGCCGGCGCGCAGGTGCGTTCGGTGCCGCTGGTTCCGGGCGTGGATTTCTTCGCCGAACTGGAAAGCGCGATTCGTGGCTCGATCCCGAAACCGAAAATGATGATCCTCGGTTTCCCGTCGAACCCGACCGCGCAATGCGTGGAGTTGGATTTCTTCGAACGGGTGATCGCCCTCGCCAAGCAATACGACGTCTTGGTGGTGCACGATCTGGCGTACGCCGACATCGTCTACGACGGCTGGAAAGCCCCGTCGATCATGCAAGTACCGGGCGCCAAGGACATTGCGGTGGAGTTTTTCACCTTGTCCAAGAGCTACAACATGGCCGGGTGGCGCATCGGTTTCATGGTCGGTAACGCGGAATTGGTCAACGCCTTGGCACGGATCAAGAGTTACCACGACTACGGCACGTTCACGCCGTTGCAGGTGGCGGCGATTGCTGCGCTTGAAGGTGATCAGCAGTGCGTCAAAGACATCGCCGAGCAGTATCGCCAGCGCCGTAACGTGCTGGTCAAAGGCCTGCATGAACTGGGCTGGATGGTCGAGAATCCGAAGGCTTCGATGTATGTCTGGGCGAAGATTCCTGAAGCGTACGCGCACCTGGGTTCGCTGGAATTTGCCAAGAAAATGCTCGCCGAGGCGAAGGTTTGTGTCTCGCCGGGCGTAGGATTTGGCGAGTATGGCGATGATCACGTGCGCTTCGCGCTGATCGAAAACCAGGACCGGATTCGTCAGGCCGTGCGCGGCATACGCGGGATGTTTCGCGCGGATGGGCTGGTCGCAAAAACCAACGGTTAA
- a CDS encoding SRPBCC family protein, giving the protein MSPQSLKNQPAPFQLSISRLIDAPRRKIFRAWTEPALLAQWWGPHGMTTPECEMDLWVGGQFRTLMRAPDGSEYPTLGVFLEIVAPERLVFTDAFAPGWIPSGKPFMSAEVTLEEQGGQTLYTARAMHWSEEDRQAHEAMGFHDGWGQSLDRLVTLVTEGMPD; this is encoded by the coding sequence ATGAGCCCGCAGTCCTTGAAAAACCAGCCTGCGCCGTTCCAATTGTCGATCAGCCGTTTGATCGACGCGCCACGCCGCAAAATCTTCCGCGCCTGGACCGAGCCAGCGTTGCTCGCGCAATGGTGGGGCCCGCACGGCATGACCACGCCGGAGTGCGAAATGGACCTGTGGGTCGGCGGCCAGTTTCGCACCTTGATGCGCGCGCCGGATGGCAGCGAATACCCGACGCTGGGCGTGTTTCTGGAGATCGTCGCGCCCGAGCGATTGGTCTTCACCGACGCGTTTGCGCCGGGTTGGATTCCGTCGGGCAAACCGTTCATGAGCGCCGAAGTCACGCTCGAAGAGCAGGGCGGCCAAACCCTGTATACCGCCCGCGCCATGCACTGGAGCGAAGAGGATCGCCAGGCCCACGAGGCCATGGGTTTTCATGACGGCTGGGGGCAAAGCCTTGATCGGCTGGTGACGCTGGTCACCGAAGGCATGCCGGACTGA
- a CDS encoding LysR family transcriptional regulator: MASHEVLLAFVQAATQGSFSAAARKLGRSQSTISAAIASLEIDLNLTLFDRSSRKPSLTPAGHVMLQRAEEILAASSRLELTASQLSQGVEAKLTVAISDTYQSNRFEAALSVFEQRYPELELECLIAECDDLVALVQRGRAHVAFAEMQDSYPPDLVSSTVDERTEIALFVAQTHPLAALSGIDQDVLQQHRELRLATIVNPYESRAKGRVWSAPSYLMLLEMAQGGFGWAPLPRWLVGRFGAGSLVELQVRGWPKPVFVDALWSRLHPPGPAGSWFLRKMLE, translated from the coding sequence ATGGCCTCTCACGAAGTATTGTTGGCGTTTGTGCAAGCGGCGACGCAGGGCTCCTTTTCGGCGGCGGCGCGCAAACTCGGGCGTAGTCAGTCGACCATCAGTGCGGCGATTGCCAGCCTGGAAATCGATCTCAACCTGACGCTGTTCGACCGCAGCAGCCGCAAGCCCAGCCTGACTCCGGCCGGCCACGTGATGTTGCAACGCGCCGAAGAAATCCTCGCCGCCAGCAGTCGCCTGGAATTGACCGCCAGCCAGTTATCACAAGGGGTCGAGGCGAAGCTGACCGTGGCGATTTCCGACACTTACCAGTCGAACCGTTTCGAAGCGGCGCTCAGCGTGTTCGAGCAGCGTTATCCGGAACTGGAACTTGAATGCCTGATCGCCGAATGCGATGACCTCGTGGCGCTGGTGCAACGCGGTCGAGCGCATGTGGCGTTTGCGGAAATGCAGGACAGCTATCCGCCGGATCTGGTCAGTTCAACGGTCGATGAACGTACGGAAATTGCCCTGTTTGTCGCGCAAACTCACCCGTTGGCGGCGCTGAGCGGCATCGATCAAGACGTGCTGCAGCAACATCGCGAGTTGCGGCTGGCGACCATCGTCAATCCATATGAAAGCCGGGCGAAGGGCCGGGTTTGGTCGGCGCCGAGTTATCTGATGCTGCTGGAGATGGCTCAGGGCGGATTTGGCTGGGCGCCGCTGCCGCGCTGGCTGGTCGGGCGTTTTGGCGCCGGATCGCTGGTGGAATTGCAGGTGCGCGGCTGGCCGAAACCGGTGTTTGTCGATGCGCTGTGGTCGCGGCTGCACCCACCGGGGCCGGCGGGCAGCTGGTTTTTGCGCAAGATGCTGGAATAG
- a CDS encoding YybH family protein translates to MNPLSQIHHLIDSYRQAVVAKDVEKVMALYADDIVSFDAVKALQFKGKAAYRAHWQECMEMCPGPHIFEFHEIDIVPSQEIAFAHWLAHCGGTNEQGETQACWMRVTQCYRQEAGLWKIVHEHWSAPFDMVSGAALFELKP, encoded by the coding sequence ATGAATCCGCTCAGCCAGATCCATCACCTGATCGACAGCTATCGCCAGGCTGTTGTCGCTAAAGACGTGGAAAAAGTCATGGCGTTGTACGCCGACGACATCGTCTCGTTCGACGCGGTCAAGGCCCTGCAATTCAAGGGCAAAGCGGCGTACCGCGCGCATTGGCAGGAATGCATGGAAATGTGCCCCGGCCCGCACATCTTCGAATTCCACGAGATCGACATCGTGCCCTCGCAGGAAATCGCTTTCGCCCATTGGCTGGCGCACTGCGGCGGCACCAACGAACAGGGCGAAACCCAGGCCTGCTGGATGCGCGTTACCCAGTGCTACCGGCAAGAGGCGGGGCTGTGGAAGATCGTCCACGAACACTGGTCGGCACCGTTCGACATGGTCAGCGGCGCGGCGTTGTTCGAGCTCAAGCCCTGA
- a CDS encoding GyrI-like domain-containing protein, protein MDEQTQVKLAEPRFEHGHFLLIAGLGGRFNQQTSADIPKLWEQFVPEIGKIPGQKSEVTYGICCNPDGQGGFEYIAGVEISKLDDLPEKYRWVEVQPQQYAVFEHKGSLDSLPATFQYIWKTWLPQSGRQAADAPEFERYSEDFNPTLNTGVLEIWLPLKD, encoded by the coding sequence ATGGATGAACAAACGCAGGTCAAACTCGCCGAACCACGCTTTGAGCACGGGCACTTTCTACTCATCGCCGGGCTGGGTGGCCGATTTAACCAGCAAACATCCGCAGACATTCCCAAACTCTGGGAACAATTCGTTCCAGAGATTGGCAAGATTCCCGGGCAAAAAAGCGAAGTGACCTACGGCATCTGCTGCAATCCCGACGGCCAGGGTGGTTTCGAATACATTGCCGGCGTCGAAATCAGTAAGCTCGACGACCTGCCGGAAAAGTACCGCTGGGTCGAAGTGCAACCGCAGCAATACGCGGTGTTCGAGCACAAGGGGTCGCTGGACAGCTTGCCCGCGACTTTTCAATACATCTGGAAAACCTGGCTGCCGCAGTCCGGCCGGCAAGCGGCGGATGCGCCGGAGTTCGAACGCTACAGCGAAGATTTCAACCCGACGCTGAATACCGGCGTGCTGGAAATCTGGTTGCCGCTCAAGGATTGA
- a CDS encoding transposase: MRNSYSTEFKLKAAGMVLDEGISVPEVCASLDIGPTALRRWVDQVRKERQGSTPVGAKAITADQREIQELKALLRQKDRDIEILKKASALLLLDAKDHSH, encoded by the coding sequence ATGCGTAATTCTTATTCAACTGAGTTCAAACTCAAGGCTGCTGGCATGGTGCTGGATGAGGGGATATCGGTTCCCGAGGTTTGCGCCAGTTTAGATATTGGCCCTACCGCCTTGCGTCGCTGGGTCGATCAGGTGCGTAAAGAACGCCAGGGTTCGACCCCGGTGGGAGCCAAAGCGATCACGGCTGACCAGCGAGAAATCCAGGAACTCAAAGCCTTGCTCAGGCAAAAAGACCGGGATATCGAAATCCTAAAAAAGGCCAGTGCTCTCCTGCTTTTGGACGCCAAAGATCATTCTCACTGA
- a CDS encoding pyridoxamine 5'-phosphate oxidase family protein → MVDSIAALEAIYGQPHDRAVRKQIAFLNEDYQAMVRASPLIIISSVGPEGMDGSPRGDAPGFVRIIDERTLVIPDRPGNNRIDTLRNVVLDPRVSLLFIIPGIGETLRVNGTAKISAEPTLLESFAVNGKPARTVLLVTVDAAYFHCSKAIVRSELWNPERFLDRSALPTAGAFHKRLNDGQFDADTYDREAPARVRDSLY, encoded by the coding sequence ATGGTGGATTCAATCGCAGCACTCGAAGCGATTTACGGCCAACCGCACGACCGTGCGGTGCGCAAGCAGATCGCGTTTCTGAACGAGGATTATCAGGCGATGGTCCGCGCCTCGCCGCTGATCATCATCAGCTCGGTCGGCCCGGAAGGCATGGACGGCTCGCCGCGCGGCGATGCGCCGGGGTTTGTGCGGATCATCGATGAGCGCACGCTGGTGATCCCGGATCGTCCGGGCAACAACCGCATCGACACGCTGCGCAACGTGGTGCTCGATCCGCGAGTGTCGCTGCTGTTCATCATTCCGGGGATTGGCGAAACATTGCGCGTCAACGGTACGGCGAAAATCAGCGCCGAACCGACGCTGCTGGAGAGTTTCGCGGTCAACGGCAAACCGGCGCGCACGGTGCTGCTGGTGACGGTGGACGCGGCGTATTTCCATTGTTCGAAAGCGATTGTCCGATCAGAGCTGTGGAACCCCGAACGCTTCCTCGACCGCTCGGCACTGCCGACGGCAGGCGCGTTTCACAAACGCTTGAATGACGGACAGTTCGACGCCGACACCTACGACCGCGAAGCCCCGGCGCGAGTGCGCGATAGCTTGTATTAA
- a CDS encoding RNA polymerase sigma factor, whose protein sequence is MSAESVKARVEQVYREDSRRILATLIRLLGDFDLAEEALHEAFFVAVARWQTDGVPANPRTWLVSTGRFKAIDVLRRRARFNASRPLLIAQLEELEQADWSDEDVEDDRLRLIFTCCHPALAADSQVPLTLREVCDLTTEEIARAFLSAPATIAQRIVRAKAKIRDAKIPYQVPSLAELPERLDSVLRVIYLVFNEGYSASIGAELTREDLTREAIRLGRLLVELLPEAEVLGLLGLMLLHESRRPARTSADGELILLDEQDRTLWDATMIAEGCALVERALTLRRFGPYCLQAAIAAVHAEAPTAAQTDWPQIVGLYDLLLRALPSPVIELNRAVALAMRDGPLAGLTVVEAILARGELLDYHLAHSARAQFCRQLGRVDEARSAYRRALELTRQAPERRFIERRLQELQ, encoded by the coding sequence ATGTCCGCCGAATCGGTGAAAGCGCGGGTCGAGCAGGTTTATCGCGAAGACTCGCGGCGCATTCTGGCGACGCTGATCCGTTTGCTCGGCGATTTCGACCTCGCCGAGGAGGCGCTGCACGAAGCGTTTTTCGTCGCCGTCGCGCGTTGGCAAACCGACGGCGTGCCGGCCAATCCGCGCACGTGGCTGGTGTCCACCGGGCGCTTCAAGGCGATTGACGTGTTGCGCCGACGTGCGCGGTTCAACGCCTCGCGGCCGCTGCTGATCGCTCAGTTGGAAGAACTGGAGCAGGCCGACTGGAGTGACGAAGACGTGGAAGACGATCGCTTGCGCCTGATCTTCACTTGTTGCCACCCGGCCCTCGCGGCGGATTCCCAGGTGCCGCTGACCTTGCGCGAAGTCTGCGACCTGACCACCGAAGAAATCGCCCGCGCGTTTCTCTCGGCGCCGGCGACCATTGCCCAGCGCATCGTGCGCGCGAAAGCGAAAATTCGTGACGCGAAGATCCCGTATCAAGTGCCGTCGCTGGCCGAGTTGCCCGAGCGCCTCGACAGCGTTTTGCGGGTGATTTATCTGGTGTTCAACGAAGGCTATTCGGCGTCGATTGGTGCCGAGCTGACCCGTGAAGATCTGACCCGCGAAGCGATTCGCCTGGGTCGATTACTGGTGGAATTGTTGCCCGAAGCAGAAGTGCTGGGATTGCTCGGGTTGATGCTGTTGCACGAGTCGCGGCGCCCGGCGCGGACCTCGGCGGACGGTGAGCTGATCTTGCTGGATGAACAGGACCGTACGTTGTGGGACGCCACGATGATTGCCGAAGGCTGCGCGCTGGTGGAACGCGCGTTGACCCTGCGCCGCTTCGGCCCTTATTGCCTGCAAGCGGCGATTGCGGCGGTGCACGCTGAAGCGCCGACGGCGGCGCAAACCGACTGGCCGCAGATTGTCGGTTTATACGATTTGCTGCTGCGCGCGCTGCCATCACCGGTGATCGAACTCAACCGCGCCGTGGCGTTGGCCATGCGCGACGGGCCGTTGGCGGGATTGACGGTGGTGGAGGCGATTCTGGCGCGCGGCGAATTGCTCGATTACCACTTGGCGCACTCGGCGCGGGCGCAGTTTTGTCGGCAGTTGGGCAGGGTGGACGAGGCGCGGTCGGCGTATCGACGAGCGCTGGAATTGACCCGGCAAGCGCCAGAGCGGCGGTTTATCGAGCGGCGCCTGCAAGAATTGCAGTAG